A part of Gramella sp. MAR_2010_147 genomic DNA contains:
- a CDS encoding sugar phosphate isomerase/epimerase: protein MKTIKGPAVFLAQFMDDKEPFNSLEGLCKWASELGYKGIQIPTWETRLIDLKKAAESKTYCDELKGKVESYGLQITELSSHLQGQLVAVHPAYDIMFDNFAPDAYKNDPKKRTNWAIDQLKFAARASRNLGLDVHGTFSGSFLWHTAHPWPQRPEGLVELGFSELAKRWMPILNEFDEQGVDVCYEIHPGEDLHDGVTFERFLEATNNHKRVNILYDPSHFVLQQLDYIEYIDHYHDYIKMFHVKDAEFNPTGKKGMFGGFGDWKDRAGRYRHPGDGQVDFKTVFSKLTEYGCDVWAVLEWECCIKSPDQGAKEGAPFISNNIIEATQKRFDDFSGSEIDGNRLKRILGI from the coding sequence ATGAAGACTATTAAAGGACCGGCTGTATTTCTAGCTCAGTTCATGGACGATAAAGAACCTTTTAATTCCTTAGAAGGATTATGTAAATGGGCTTCAGAATTAGGCTATAAAGGAATACAAATCCCAACCTGGGAAACGAGATTGATTGATCTTAAGAAAGCTGCTGAAAGTAAAACCTACTGTGATGAACTCAAAGGAAAGGTGGAATCTTATGGATTGCAGATCACAGAGCTTAGTTCCCATCTTCAGGGACAATTAGTAGCGGTGCATCCTGCTTACGATATTATGTTCGATAATTTCGCGCCGGATGCCTATAAAAATGATCCAAAGAAAAGAACAAACTGGGCCATAGATCAGTTAAAATTTGCAGCCAGAGCCAGTAGAAACCTTGGATTGGATGTACATGGAACTTTTAGCGGTTCTTTTCTATGGCATACCGCGCATCCCTGGCCACAAAGACCTGAAGGTCTTGTAGAATTGGGTTTTAGCGAATTAGCTAAACGATGGATGCCTATTCTGAACGAATTTGACGAGCAGGGAGTTGATGTATGTTACGAGATACATCCCGGCGAAGATCTTCACGACGGAGTTACTTTTGAACGTTTTCTGGAAGCGACCAACAATCATAAGAGGGTAAATATTCTTTACGATCCTAGCCATTTTGTGCTTCAGCAACTGGATTATATAGAATATATAGACCATTATCACGATTATATAAAAATGTTCCATGTAAAGGATGCTGAATTTAACCCTACCGGAAAGAAAGGAATGTTTGGTGGATTTGGAGACTGGAAAGACAGAGCAGGGAGATATCGCCATCCCGGGGACGGCCAGGTAGATTTTAAAACCGTATTTTCTAAACTAACTGAATATGGATGCGACGTCTGGGCCGTGTTAGAATGGGAATGTTGTATTAAATCCCCAGATCAGGGGGCAAAAGAAGGTGCTCCATTTATTTCAAATAATATCATTGAAGCAACCCAAAAAAGGTTTGACGATTTTTCGGGATCTGAAATAGATGGAAATAGATTAAAACGAATATTAGGAATTTAA
- a CDS encoding DUF1080 domain-containing protein, translating to MKRLVLIGCSILAFIACKNENKESEETSVAENTEVQSSEMDENQEWQELFNGKDLSGWKAFNEDSISDQWQVENGAISFTPSEGERTKTENLISEQEFENFELSLEWKISEGGNSGIMWAVQEGEEYNEPYLTGPEIQVLDNEKHPDAKNGLNRTAGALYDMVPPSEDVTKPAGEWNQEVIHIDHNQNIGWVKLNGVKVTEFPVNGKEWKKMVEKSKFKDWEGFGASKKGHIALQDHSDPVWYRNIKIKQL from the coding sequence ATGAAAAGATTAGTATTAATAGGATGTTCTATTCTAGCTTTTATAGCATGTAAGAATGAAAATAAGGAATCTGAAGAAACAAGTGTAGCCGAGAATACAGAGGTACAAAGTTCAGAAATGGATGAGAACCAGGAATGGCAGGAACTTTTCAATGGTAAAGATCTTAGCGGATGGAAAGCTTTTAATGAAGATTCAATTTCAGACCAGTGGCAAGTTGAAAATGGTGCTATAAGCTTTACCCCTTCCGAAGGAGAAAGAACAAAAACTGAAAATTTAATAAGCGAACAGGAATTTGAAAATTTTGAACTTTCACTGGAATGGAAAATTTCTGAAGGTGGAAATAGCGGGATTATGTGGGCTGTCCAGGAAGGTGAAGAATATAATGAACCTTATCTAACCGGACCTGAAATTCAGGTACTGGATAATGAAAAACATCCCGATGCTAAAAACGGTCTTAATAGAACCGCAGGAGCTCTATATGACATGGTTCCACCTAGTGAAGATGTGACTAAACCTGCTGGAGAATGGAACCAAGAAGTGATTCATATAGATCACAACCAGAACATTGGCTGGGTGAAATTAAATGGAGTAAAAGTGACCGAGTTCCCAGTTAATGGAAAAGAATGGAAAAAGATGGTCGAAAAATCGAAGTTTAAAGACTGGGAAGGATTTGGCGCCAGTAAAAAAGGCCATATCGCCTTGCAAGATCATAGTGACCCTGTATGGTATAGAAATATTAAAATCAAACAATTATAG
- a CDS encoding alpha/beta fold hydrolase, whose protein sequence is MQKIDVSFKNTDSKELKGVLVLPTNKKPANFILFAHCFTCNKNFHAPSNISKNLASQGYGVLRFDFTGLGDSEGDFEDTNFTSNVEDLIAAAEFLKAEYKAPSMIVGHSLGGAAALFASKKIESIKCMVTINAPSNLSHVQKHFESSLDEIEKEGFANIKIGGRGFKIKKQFIEDLKTNQDASALKEIRKSLLVMHSPQDEIVSINHAEELYKAAWHPKSFVSLDGADHMLSNKEDSEYVAAVISAWASKYLKEPTAPELETDHEVMANLGASGFTTQIIAGNHHLVADEPIKVGGSDLGPNPYELVSSGLAACTSMTIQMYARRKKWLIDNVETHVSYSKKHADDCKDCENDMAKIDSFEREISIKGDLDEKQLKRLMEIADKCPVHKTLSSKAQINTQLTKSTQNTP, encoded by the coding sequence ATGCAAAAGATAGATGTAAGCTTTAAAAATACTGATTCCAAGGAACTTAAAGGAGTTCTGGTATTACCTACCAATAAAAAACCTGCAAACTTTATACTTTTTGCACATTGTTTTACTTGTAATAAAAATTTTCATGCACCATCAAATATCAGCAAAAACCTGGCATCTCAAGGTTACGGTGTTTTAAGGTTTGACTTTACAGGATTAGGGGACAGTGAAGGAGATTTTGAAGACACCAATTTCACAAGTAATGTAGAAGATCTTATTGCTGCCGCAGAGTTTCTTAAGGCAGAGTATAAGGCGCCATCTATGATCGTGGGACATTCGCTGGGAGGTGCTGCTGCCCTCTTTGCTTCAAAAAAGATCGAATCTATTAAATGTATGGTCACCATCAATGCACCATCAAATTTATCACATGTTCAGAAGCATTTTGAGTCCAGTTTAGATGAAATTGAAAAAGAAGGCTTTGCCAATATTAAGATTGGAGGAAGAGGGTTCAAAATTAAAAAACAGTTTATTGAAGACCTGAAAACGAATCAGGACGCTTCTGCCCTAAAGGAAATACGAAAGTCATTATTAGTAATGCATTCTCCTCAGGATGAAATCGTTTCTATAAATCATGCGGAAGAACTGTATAAAGCAGCCTGGCATCCTAAAAGTTTTGTGTCTCTTGATGGTGCAGATCATATGCTAAGTAATAAGGAAGATTCAGAATATGTGGCAGCAGTTATTTCAGCATGGGCCAGTAAATATCTTAAAGAGCCCACAGCTCCAGAATTAGAGACAGATCATGAAGTTATGGCCAATCTTGGAGCTTCCGGGTTTACCACCCAAATTATAGCCGGCAACCATCATTTAGTTGCTGATGAACCTATAAAAGTTGGAGGTAGCGACCTGGGACCAAATCCTTACGAATTAGTTTCGAGCGGACTTGCAGCCTGCACTTCTATGACCATCCAAATGTATGCTCGTAGAAAAAAATGGCTGATAGATAATGTAGAAACACATGTAAGCTATTCTAAAAAACATGCTGATGATTGTAAAGATTGTGAAAATGATATGGCAAAAATTGACAGTTTTGAGAGAGAAATATCTATTAAAGGAGATCTGGATGAAAAACAGTTAAAACGTCTTATGGAAATTGCAGATAAATGCCCTGTTCATAAAACTTTATCTTCAAAAGCACAGATCAATACCCAATTAACGAAGTCAACACAAAACACACCTTAA
- a CDS encoding superoxide dismutase family protein, translating to MKRISLSLVLCAGLIFTSCKNEKKEKDMDDQSGTEMKSDMDTKEEEEVKKVKVTLQSVSDSNLTGNVVFTQENGEVSMTAIISGLTEGTHAIHIHEKGDCSAPDGKSAGGHWNPTDAQHGKWGDSEGYHKGDIGNFEVDANGNGTVNLTTDEWCIGCGDSKKDLVGKAVIVHDGVDDYTSQPSGAAGTRVGCGLIQM from the coding sequence ATGAAACGTATCAGTTTATCTCTTGTTCTTTGCGCAGGATTAATCTTTACCAGCTGTAAGAATGAGAAAAAGGAAAAAGACATGGACGACCAGTCAGGGACTGAAATGAAGTCTGACATGGATACCAAAGAAGAGGAAGAAGTAAAGAAAGTGAAAGTTACTCTTCAATCAGTTAGTGATTCAAATCTAACCGGAAATGTTGTATTTACTCAAGAAAACGGTGAGGTTTCTATGACCGCTATTATTTCAGGACTTACTGAAGGTACACATGCTATCCATATTCACGAAAAAGGAGATTGCTCTGCACCTGATGGTAAATCTGCCGGAGGTCACTGGAACCCAACAGATGCACAACATGGTAAATGGGGTGATTCTGAAGGCTACCATAAAGGTGATATAGGTAACTTTGAAGTTGATGCCAACGGTAATGGAACTGTTAATCTAACTACTGATGAGTGGTGTATAGGATGCGGGGATTCTAAAAAGGATCTTGTAGGTAAAGCTGTGATTGTTCATGACGGTGTAGATGATTATACCTCTCAGCCATCTGGAGCTGCCGGCACACGTGTTGGTTGTGGTCTGATCCAAATGTAA
- a CDS encoding sigma-70 family RNA polymerase sigma factor: MQQDGLILELQNGNQRAFERIYELYSESTYGIIYSIVHDEKIAEEILQDVFLKIWNNSSSYNSDKGRFFTWVLNIARNASIDQLRSKGHKNSQKNLTADNFVDILESSSNFSSKADAIGVKKYIDILKPVCKKLIDLLFFKGFTQKETAEELDMPLGTVKTKNRACINKLREMLVE; the protein is encoded by the coding sequence ATGCAGCAAGATGGATTAATCCTCGAATTACAGAATGGTAACCAGAGGGCTTTTGAACGAATCTATGAATTGTATTCTGAAAGTACATATGGAATAATTTATAGTATCGTACACGATGAAAAAATAGCGGAAGAAATACTTCAGGACGTATTTTTAAAAATTTGGAATAATTCTTCTTCTTATAATTCTGATAAAGGGAGATTTTTCACATGGGTACTTAATATTGCAAGAAATGCATCTATAGATCAATTAAGGTCTAAAGGGCATAAAAACTCTCAAAAAAACCTAACAGCAGATAATTTCGTAGATATTTTGGAGAGCAGTTCAAATTTCTCATCGAAAGCAGACGCCATTGGAGTCAAAAAGTATATAGATATTTTGAAACCAGTTTGTAAGAAATTAATAGATCTGTTATTCTTTAAAGGTTTTACACAAAAGGAAACAGCCGAGGAACTTGATATGCCATTAGGAACTGTGAAAACAAAGAATAGGGCGTGTATCAATAAACTTCGGGAAATGTTAGTAGAATAA
- a CDS encoding anti-sigma factor, which yields MNIQEYISSGILELYVYGALTEAESREVSMTLKEHSEIRKEVEEIEIALQKLSSAVAPTYNAEAILASIKRKLSDKSGSGVINIERKKTPWVSYMGWAASLVLLIGLFFLFDDNNDLREQLNSEKAHSAEMEQQIADARDDAKKTEELLAVLRDKEVSKIPLQGQNVDPGAYAAVYWNKKENTAYIDAKDLPEPPRGKVYQVWSLKLEPLTPTSIGLLAEFSMDENKIFALENANESEAFGITLEPEGGSESPTMEQLYVLGAVAAP from the coding sequence ATGAATATACAAGAATACATATCATCTGGAATACTTGAACTCTATGTATACGGAGCACTTACCGAGGCAGAAAGCCGTGAAGTAAGTATGACGTTAAAGGAGCATTCTGAAATTCGAAAGGAAGTTGAAGAAATCGAAATTGCATTACAAAAATTATCTTCGGCAGTTGCACCTACTTATAACGCAGAAGCAATTCTTGCAAGTATAAAACGAAAATTATCAGATAAATCCGGTTCAGGAGTAATTAACATCGAACGAAAGAAAACACCATGGGTCTCTTATATGGGGTGGGCAGCCAGCCTTGTACTCTTAATTGGATTATTCTTCTTATTTGATGATAATAATGACCTAAGAGAGCAGCTAAATTCTGAAAAAGCTCATTCTGCAGAAATGGAACAGCAGATCGCTGATGCCAGAGATGATGCTAAAAAGACAGAAGAATTACTGGCAGTGCTAAGGGATAAAGAAGTATCTAAAATTCCTTTGCAAGGTCAAAATGTAGATCCGGGAGCTTATGCCGCAGTGTACTGGAACAAAAAAGAAAATACGGCGTATATAGATGCGAAAGATCTTCCTGAACCACCACGAGGAAAAGTTTACCAGGTTTGGTCTTTAAAGCTTGAGCCGTTAACTCCTACGAGTATTGGCCTTTTAGCTGAATTTTCAATGGATGAAAATAAGATATTTGCTTTAGAAAATGCAAATGAATCTGAAGCATTTGGTATCACACTGGAACCTGAAGGCGGGAGTGAATCTCCAACAATGGAGCAGTTATACGTACTGGGAGCAGTGGCCGCACCCTGA
- a CDS encoding LytTR family DNA-binding domain-containing protein — translation MTKAIIIEDEKPAARRLQRMLSKLEIETEIMLHSVAEAVTWFSSNKHPDLIFLDIQLSDGLSFEIFDHIETESAIIFTTAYDEYALRAFKLNSIDYLLKPIDEEELEAALQKFNQSKKSSSNIDVNQLRSLLSPGITNKTYKSRFTAQIGQHLKLVDISEIACFYSENKASYIHCFSGRNYPLDIALEQLENELDPEKFFRINRKCILHITAIKDIVSYTNSRLEIKLENFNEFQLIVSRERVKEFKNWLNS, via the coding sequence GTGACCAAAGCAATTATTATAGAAGACGAAAAGCCTGCTGCTAGAAGGTTGCAGCGTATGCTGTCGAAATTAGAAATAGAAACTGAAATCATGCTGCATTCTGTTGCTGAAGCCGTCACCTGGTTTAGCTCCAATAAGCATCCAGATCTTATTTTTTTAGATATTCAGTTAAGCGACGGACTTTCTTTTGAGATCTTTGATCACATAGAAACAGAGAGTGCTATTATTTTCACTACCGCATATGACGAATATGCTTTAAGGGCTTTTAAACTGAATAGTATAGATTATCTTTTAAAACCCATAGACGAAGAGGAACTTGAAGCTGCGTTGCAAAAATTTAACCAATCAAAAAAATCATCTTCTAATATTGACGTAAATCAATTAAGATCTCTTTTAAGTCCAGGAATAACCAATAAAACCTATAAGTCAAGATTTACAGCCCAGATAGGTCAACACCTAAAACTGGTAGATATTTCTGAAATTGCTTGTTTTTACTCAGAAAACAAAGCGAGCTATATTCACTGTTTTTCGGGTAGAAATTATCCTCTTGATATTGCTTTAGAACAATTGGAAAATGAACTGGATCCTGAAAAATTTTTCAGGATTAATCGTAAGTGTATTCTCCATATCACTGCTATAAAAGATATTGTTTCTTATACAAATTCCAGGCTGGAAATAAAACTTGAAAATTTTAACGAATTTCAGCTTATCGTAAGCAGGGAAAGGGTTAAGGAATTTAAGAACTGGTTAAACAGTTGA
- a CDS encoding 2TM domain-containing protein — protein MKTNYKENISYKAAHKRVKDIKGFYIHLLVYLFINTAIFVVNTQDEGFVNGLTQLSNYTTIFFWGIGLFAHWASVFGPGFLFGKKWEEKKIQELMDKDKKQIWK, from the coding sequence ATGAAAACGAATTATAAAGAAAACATTAGTTATAAAGCGGCCCATAAGAGGGTGAAAGATATTAAAGGATTTTACATTCATCTTCTAGTATACTTATTTATTAATACGGCTATTTTTGTAGTAAATACTCAGGATGAAGGTTTTGTTAATGGTCTAACCCAGCTTTCAAATTACACTACTATTTTCTTTTGGGGAATAGGTTTATTCGCGCATTGGGCAAGTGTTTTTGGACCGGGTTTTCTCTTCGGAAAGAAATGGGAAGAAAAGAAAATACAGGAATTGATGGATAAGGATAAGAAACAGATCTGGAAATAG
- a CDS encoding 2TM domain-containing protein, which translates to MNLLKVILKELGKAFIVGNAIFAVFIMIYIFQGEEISFDKYLWNRYKINLSYSVFIYLVNAAMFIFFTKKYAKEFYKFPKLLITIILSVILSLLTIFLVRYYWEYVEKGLSFSEYVKGEKVSFYWVSLVITLVTGAIFYIVNFYRHRQEKRVKEQKIIAGTASAKFDALKNQLDPHFLFNSLNVLASLIDENPEQAQRFTTGLSKIYRYVLEQKDKELVSLKEELTFANTYMKLLKMRFEDSIYFEIPEELSNEEAKVVPLSLQLLLENTIKHNIVSESKPLYIKIYENDGYLIVENNFQKKEVLGTRKGVGLQNIVNRYHVVTERKVLIEQKEEIFRVKLPVLTKQISIMETVDNSQENAYFKAKQRVKEMKEFYGNLISYCVVIPFLIFINYYTYWQFQWFWFPLFGWGIGLTIHGFSVFGYGSDWEERKIQEIMEKDKQQTKSWK; encoded by the coding sequence ATGAATTTACTCAAAGTAATTTTAAAGGAACTAGGGAAGGCATTCATCGTAGGGAATGCGATTTTCGCAGTTTTTATAATGATATATATATTTCAGGGTGAGGAAATAAGTTTCGATAAGTATTTGTGGAATAGATACAAAATAAATCTTTCTTACAGTGTTTTTATTTATCTCGTGAATGCAGCTATGTTTATTTTTTTTACGAAAAAATATGCAAAGGAATTTTATAAGTTTCCAAAACTTCTTATTACGATTATACTATCTGTAATATTGAGTTTACTTACAATATTCTTAGTTAGATATTACTGGGAATATGTAGAGAAGGGTTTGAGTTTTTCCGAATATGTAAAGGGTGAAAAAGTCTCCTTTTACTGGGTTTCATTGGTAATTACACTGGTGACCGGTGCTATTTTTTACATTGTAAATTTTTATAGACATCGCCAGGAAAAAAGAGTAAAAGAGCAAAAGATTATTGCGGGAACCGCTTCGGCCAAATTTGATGCTTTAAAAAATCAATTGGATCCTCATTTTTTATTTAATAGCCTTAATGTATTAGCGTCGCTTATAGATGAAAACCCAGAGCAGGCACAACGTTTTACCACTGGATTATCCAAAATATACCGGTATGTTCTGGAGCAAAAAGATAAGGAATTAGTAAGTCTTAAGGAAGAACTAACATTTGCGAACACATATATGAAGCTTCTTAAAATGCGTTTCGAGGATAGTATTTATTTCGAGATACCTGAAGAACTTTCAAATGAAGAGGCTAAGGTGGTGCCATTATCACTCCAGCTATTACTGGAAAACACTATAAAGCATAATATTGTTAGTGAAAGCAAACCTCTTTATATTAAAATTTATGAAAATGACGGGTATCTTATTGTTGAGAATAACTTTCAGAAAAAAGAAGTTTTAGGAACCAGAAAAGGGGTAGGACTACAAAACATTGTGAACAGATATCATGTAGTAACCGAAAGAAAAGTTTTAATAGAACAAAAAGAAGAAATTTTCAGGGTGAAACTCCCTGTGCTAACCAAACAAATTTCAATTATGGAAACAGTAGATAATAGTCAGGAAAATGCTTACTTCAAAGCAAAGCAAAGAGTAAAGGAGATGAAGGAGTTTTATGGAAACCTTATCTCGTACTGTGTGGTGATCCCTTTCTTAATATTCATAAATTACTATACCTACTGGCAATTTCAGTGGTTCTGGTTTCCGCTTTTTGGATGGGGGATAGGTCTAACAATTCATGGATTTTCGGTCTTTGGATATGGTTCAGACTGGGAAGAGCGTAAAATACAGGAAATTATGGAAAAGGATAAACAGCAAACAAAATCATGGAAATAA